One window from the genome of Mumia sp. ZJ1417 encodes:
- a CDS encoding gluconate:H+ symporter, whose amino-acid sequence MSGPGGLFGLLGTQEAITPAAGTAQLVTAALIGIALIVVLIVWLKVHPFLALTLGSLTVGAVATMPMKDTLESFTAGVGATVAGVGVLIALGAMFGKLLADSGGADQIVDTIVGRSSTRMLPWAMAAIGALIGLPMFFEIGLVLLMPVIYLVAKRSGLSLIAVGLPTLAGLSAMHGFVPPHPGPLAAIDVLNADVGITLGLGILVAIPTIIVAGPLFTRFASQWVDVHADSAAFEATRDTEGRRPSFGITLATVLLPVVLMMAKAVADLVLDEEGVPYAFMDFVGEPLIALLIAVIVAIFTLGVGSGMDREDLSTSIGTSLPPIAGIILIVGAGGGFKQVLIDTGIGEVIADFVTDSGVSVVLVAWLVAVLIRLATGSATVATITAAGIMVPLAEGMPQGEVSLLVLAIGAGSVFFSHVNDAGFWLIKEYFGMSVGQTIKSWSLMETVLSVSGLIFVLLMHLVI is encoded by the coding sequence ATGAGCGGCCCGGGCGGGCTCTTCGGGCTCCTCGGTACGCAGGAGGCGATCACGCCTGCCGCCGGAACCGCCCAGCTCGTGACGGCGGCGCTGATCGGCATCGCGCTCATCGTCGTCCTCATCGTCTGGCTGAAGGTCCACCCGTTCCTCGCCCTGACGCTTGGCTCCCTCACCGTCGGCGCCGTCGCCACCATGCCGATGAAGGACACGCTCGAGAGCTTCACCGCCGGTGTCGGCGCGACGGTGGCCGGTGTCGGCGTGCTCATCGCGCTCGGTGCGATGTTTGGCAAGCTCCTCGCCGACTCCGGAGGAGCCGACCAGATCGTCGACACCATCGTCGGGCGCTCCAGCACCCGGATGCTCCCGTGGGCGATGGCGGCGATCGGCGCGCTCATCGGTCTCCCCATGTTCTTCGAGATCGGCCTCGTGCTGCTGATGCCGGTGATCTACCTGGTGGCGAAGCGCTCCGGGCTCTCCCTGATCGCGGTCGGCCTACCCACCCTCGCCGGCCTCTCGGCGATGCACGGCTTCGTCCCTCCGCACCCGGGGCCGCTCGCGGCGATCGACGTCCTGAACGCCGACGTCGGCATCACCCTCGGACTCGGAATCCTCGTCGCGATCCCGACGATCATCGTCGCGGGCCCGCTTTTCACCCGGTTCGCCTCGCAGTGGGTGGACGTCCACGCCGACTCGGCGGCGTTCGAGGCGACACGCGACACCGAGGGACGGCGGCCGTCGTTCGGGATCACGCTCGCGACAGTGCTCCTGCCCGTCGTCCTCATGATGGCCAAGGCCGTGGCCGACCTCGTGCTCGACGAGGAGGGGGTGCCGTACGCCTTCATGGACTTCGTCGGTGAGCCGCTCATCGCGCTGCTGATCGCGGTGATCGTCGCGATCTTCACCCTCGGGGTCGGGTCGGGCATGGACCGGGAGGACCTCAGCACGAGCATCGGCACGTCGCTCCCGCCGATCGCCGGGATCATCCTCATCGTCGGTGCGGGCGGCGGGTTCAAGCAGGTGCTGATCGACACCGGCATCGGCGAGGTCATCGCCGACTTCGTGACCGACTCCGGCGTCTCGGTGGTCCTGGTGGCGTGGCTCGTCGCGGTCCTGATCCGCCTGGCAACCGGATCCGCGACGGTCGCGACGATCACCGCGGCGGGGATCATGGTGCCCCTGGCCGAGGGGATGCCGCAGGGTGAGGTGTCACTGCTGGTGCTCGCGATCGGAGCGGGATCGGTGTTCTTCTCCCACGTCAACGACGCGGGATTCTGGCTCATCAAGGAGTACTTCGGCATGTCGGTCGGCCAGACCATCAAGTCGTGGTCGTTGATGGAGACGGTGCTGTCGGTCTCCGGGCTGATCTTCGTGCTGCTCATGCACCTGGTGATCTGA
- a CDS encoding IclR family transcriptional regulator, translating into MADESADGGSATIATVERAADVLLLFAEAPGPDLGVTEIADALGLSKAAVHRVLASLRGRDLVAFDEHSRRYSLGVAVMRLGLAYLDRIDVRAAARPHLEELSARTDETATLSVLLGEHTRIYVDQVTPDREVIMAVTLGEPYPLHAGASSRAFLAFLPEEDVNAYLERGTLDALTRSTVVDADALREDLAIVRAQGWAQSSGERMDGAASVAAPVLGYDGLPVAVVSVCGPAERFARTLDECREALLETTTTLSRRFGWTG; encoded by the coding sequence GTGGCCGACGAGTCCGCCGACGGCGGCAGCGCCACCATCGCCACCGTCGAGCGCGCGGCCGACGTGCTCCTTCTGTTCGCAGAGGCTCCCGGCCCCGATCTCGGTGTCACCGAGATCGCCGACGCGCTGGGGCTCTCCAAGGCCGCGGTGCACCGTGTCCTGGCATCGTTGCGCGGCCGTGACCTCGTCGCCTTCGACGAGCACTCCCGGCGCTACTCGTTGGGCGTGGCCGTGATGCGGCTGGGGCTCGCCTACCTCGACCGGATCGACGTACGGGCGGCCGCTCGCCCGCACCTCGAAGAGCTCTCGGCACGCACCGACGAGACCGCGACCTTGTCGGTGCTCCTCGGGGAGCACACCCGTATCTACGTCGACCAGGTGACGCCCGACCGGGAGGTCATCATGGCGGTGACGCTCGGTGAGCCGTACCCGCTGCATGCAGGGGCCTCCTCGCGCGCCTTCCTCGCGTTCCTCCCTGAGGAGGACGTCAACGCCTACCTCGAACGCGGGACGCTCGACGCCTTGACCCGGAGCACTGTCGTCGACGCCGACGCGCTGCGCGAGGATCTCGCCATCGTCCGCGCCCAGGGTTGGGCGCAGTCGTCCGGGGAGCGTATGGACGGCGCCGCGTCCGTCGCCGCTCCCGTGCTCGGCTACGACGGTCTCCCGGTCGCCGTCGTCAGCGTCTGTGGGCCGGCCGAACGGTTCGCCCGCACGCTCGACGAGTGCCGCGAGGCGCTCCTCGAGACGACGACGACGCTCTCGCGCCGATTCGGCTGGACGGGCTGA
- a CDS encoding CoA ester lyase, with amino-acid sequence MIARSYLYVPGNAPDKLAKVLGRGADAVIVDLEDAVPWSAKDTARAAVAEWLKALDGDAGGVEVWVRVNPGPVGLDDVSAVVAAGLRGVMVAKTEARSDLDAIDDVLGKAEAREGLDAGSIGVVPLLESASAVLEARTIAAAPRVVRLQVGEADLAADLGFGEGTDDADWAAIRSQVVLVSAAAGISAPVAPVSTDFRDLERFAETTRALARRGYVGRACIHPAQVGVANDVFTPSEESLGQARALVALFDQAVAEGRGVVVGPDGRMVDEAVVRRARSVIALAR; translated from the coding sequence GTGATCGCTCGTTCGTACCTGTACGTCCCCGGCAACGCCCCCGACAAGCTCGCGAAGGTGCTGGGCAGGGGGGCGGACGCGGTGATCGTCGATCTCGAGGATGCGGTCCCGTGGTCGGCCAAGGACACGGCACGAGCGGCGGTCGCCGAGTGGTTGAAGGCCCTGGACGGTGACGCCGGCGGCGTCGAGGTGTGGGTCCGTGTCAACCCCGGACCGGTCGGGCTCGACGATGTCTCCGCGGTCGTCGCCGCTGGACTGCGCGGCGTCATGGTCGCCAAGACCGAGGCGCGCTCCGATCTGGACGCGATCGACGACGTGCTCGGCAAGGCGGAGGCTCGCGAAGGGCTCGATGCGGGATCGATCGGTGTCGTCCCGCTGCTGGAGTCGGCGTCGGCGGTCCTGGAGGCACGCACCATCGCCGCGGCTCCTCGGGTCGTACGCCTGCAGGTCGGAGAGGCTGATCTCGCCGCCGACCTGGGATTCGGCGAAGGGACCGACGACGCTGACTGGGCGGCCATCCGCAGCCAGGTCGTCCTCGTCAGCGCTGCCGCAGGCATCAGTGCGCCGGTCGCGCCGGTCTCCACCGACTTCCGCGACCTCGAGCGATTCGCCGAGACGACGCGCGCTCTCGCTCGCCGCGGCTACGTCGGGCGTGCCTGCATCCACCCTGCGCAGGTCGGCGTGGCCAACGACGTCTTCACCCCGTCCGAGGAGTCGCTCGGCCAGGCGCGCGCGCTCGTCGCGCTCTTCGACCAGGCCGTCGCCGAGGGCCGCGGCGTCGTCGTCGGGCCGGACGGGCGGATGGTCGACGAAGCCGTCGTACGCCGCGCGCGGAGCGTCATCGCTCTGGCGCGCTGA
- a CDS encoding gluconokinase, which translates to MSRTTLPPLAVVMGISGVGKSEIGHELAERFDVPYEDGDAFHSEANIAKMSAGKPLTDEDRWPWLAAIGEWLAAHDESGGVVSCSALRRVYRDVLVAAAPRIVFLHLAGDHDLIRQRMEHRDHFMPVSLLQSQEDTLEQLEPDENGELLDITPTPAEIVDEFLARTELVDEQEGSR; encoded by the coding sequence ATGAGTCGAACGACCTTGCCGCCGCTCGCGGTGGTGATGGGGATCTCCGGTGTCGGCAAGTCGGAGATCGGGCACGAGCTGGCCGAACGGTTCGACGTTCCGTACGAGGACGGGGACGCCTTCCACTCCGAGGCGAACATCGCGAAGATGTCCGCGGGGAAGCCCCTGACCGACGAAGACCGCTGGCCGTGGCTGGCGGCGATCGGCGAGTGGCTCGCAGCCCACGACGAGTCCGGGGGAGTGGTGAGCTGCTCGGCGCTGCGGCGCGTCTATCGTGACGTACTCGTCGCCGCCGCGCCGCGGATCGTCTTCCTCCATCTCGCCGGTGACCACGACCTCATCCGGCAGCGCATGGAGCACCGTGACCACTTCATGCCGGTGTCGCTGCTGCAGTCCCAGGAAGACACCCTCGAGCAGCTCGAGCCGGACGAGAACGGCGAGCTCCTCGACATCACACCCACCCCTGCCGAGATCGTCGACGAGTTCCTCGCGCGGACCGAGCTCGTGGACGAGCAGGAGGGGTCGCGATGA